GCACCGGATATCGGGGTCTGGAAAAATTCTTTGTTTTTGAAATGCTGCTCAACTGCTTCAGTATCAAAGGCTTCTGCTTCCCGTTCCACTATCTTCAGAGCACCTTCGGGACACTCTCCAATACAAGCAGCAAGGCCATCACAGTAGTTTTCAGATACAAGTGTGGCTTTACCGTTGATAAGTTCTATCGCCCCCTCTGCACAGGCCGAAACACACTGGCCACAACCATTGCAGAGCCCTTCATCTATCTCTATTATGTTCCTTTTCATTTTCATCTACATTCCTCCCATATCATTTGATACCAAGTTGCCTTTATCATCTTCATCCTAATATCGCCTTCAGATCTTCATCCGGTGTTGCAATCGGTTTGATGTCAAATGTCCTTATCAACACATCCAGCACATTCGGGGTAACAAAAGCAGGGAGTGTCGGGCCAAGACGGATATTTCTGATGCCGAGATAGAATAAAGTCAGCAGGATTGCTACAGCCTTCTGTTCATACCAGGAAAGGATGAACGAGAGAGGCAGGTCGTTTACGCTGACATTAAAGGCATTTGAAAGGGCAACTGCAATCTGTATCGCTGAGTATGCATCGTTACACTGCCCGATATCGAGAAGCCTCGGGATGCCGCCAATATCGCCCAGGTCTTTGTCGAAAAAACGGAACTTGCCGCAAGCAAGGGTCAATACTATACAATCTTTCGGGATTTTTTCCACAAACTCTGTATAATAGTTCCTGCCGGGTTTTGCCCCATCGCAACCCGCAACAAGGAAGAAATGACGTATGTCTTTGTTTTTGACTGCTTCTATTACCTTGTCTGCTACACTCATAACGGTATTTCTGGCAAATCCCACCATAACGGACTTACCGTTGGTATCTTCGGCGAATCCTTGCATAGACAGGGCTTTTTCGATAACAGGAGCAAAATTACGGTCAGAGATGTGTGCAACACCCGGCCATCCCACCGTGCCAGCAGTAAATATGCTGTCCATATATGTATCCAGCGGTTTCTGAATACAATTTGTAGTCATCAGGATTGCGCCGGGGAATTGGGCAAAATCTTTATGCTGGTTCTGCCATGCAGTTCCATAATGTCCATAAAAATGAGGATATTTTTTCAGTTCCGGATATCCGTGCGCCGGGAGCATCTCGCCGTGGGTGTACACAAAGACGCCTTTATCAGCAGTCTGCTTCAGAATATCTTCGAGGTCTTTCAGGTCATGTCCGGAGACGAGGATGGCCTTGCCTTTCTTTGCGCCAAGGGGCACCTTTGCAGGAACAGGATGCCCGTATGCACCTGTATTTGCGGCATCGAGTATTTCCATGGCTTTTAAATTAATCTCGCCGCATTTGAGCACAAGGGGCAAAAGATCATTCAGCATGAGATTTTCTTCTGTAAGCGCTGAAAGAGCATTATATGTAAATACGTAGATGGCATCGTCTTCCCTGCCGAGAAGTTGTGCATGGTAAGCATAGGCAGCAACACCTTTGAGCCCGAAGAGAAGAATATGTTTCAACGAGCGAATATCCTCACTATTGGCAGGATATGACTCCAACCCGACCTGTTCCCCCTGTTTGATAAGGCCCTCAAGGGTGGTTTCGGGCTTAAATTTTGTCTTTGTTTCTATTGGGTCAATATTCACTCCTGTTGCCTTAACCTTTTCCTTTAAAGCATCCCTTAATGAAACGCTACGGTTGATCAACACTATAAAACGTTCCGGATCAAAGTCTACATTAGTCAAAGTTGAAAAAAGGGCTTCGAGGGTAAATATATCGGTCTCCTGGTCTATAATACCCACCCCTCTGGCGGCAATTGCATAGTACGAGAGTTCTATAATCGTATAAACGAGAAGATCCTGAAGAGCTGCAACATCGGGCTGTTTACCACATACACCGGCCTTTGTGCATCCCTCGCCTTTTGCCGTTTGTTCACATTGATAACAAAACATATAAACCTCCTTTTGGATTAAGCGACAGGTGCTGAGTTTTTAGTTTTAAGTAAAAATCAAAACCAATCACTTATATTATTGTTATACACAATATATTGCAGATTTGCGGGACAATCCTTGACTTAGATCAAAAATAAGGGAAATATGACAAATTAAGGATTGAAACTCACTGTAGCAGAGCTGTGAGGGATCTGTCGATCGAAGGATCATCTGACACCCGCAAATTTGCTTGACATCATCTTTAAACAGGAGGAAAATAGGGAAATCTTAATACGTTAATAATTAGATTTTCAGATATTGACGGCTTAATAAATTGGCATAACTTTAAGGTATGATAAGAGGAGGAAAAATGACTAAAGAAGAAATAATCAGCTTTGTGAACGCAAACCCGGTCTGCTACCTTGCTACGGTTGAAGGCAACTCACCACATGTCCGTGCCATGGGGATGTATAAGGCTGACGAAAGAGGAATCATTCTTCAAACGGGCACAATTAAGGGTATGTACAGGGAGATTGCCCAAAATCCGAAAATTGAGCTGTGTTTTAACGGAGGAGAGAAAGTTGTGCGTGTAAGCGGGACTGCCGAGTTTATAGAGGATCAGGATCTCAAAGAGGAAATTATAAAGGCACGGCTTTTCCTGAAACCATTAGTGGATACTCAGGGCTATGATGTCATAAAAGTTTTTCGTGTTACTAATGCTGTGGCTACTGTCTGGACAATGGCTGCCAATCTCGAACCCATGGAATTTATTAAGCTGTAGCAAGTATCGTTAGATACCCATGGGTAAGTCCGTGGCATTACAAATACACGCGTTTTGTGAACAACCGCATTCACTCACGTTTAAAAACGTGGTTTCTGTATAAAACTTCAGGCATGTCTTACACCCTGAACCCGCCTATAACGCTCTCAAGGTTGACGGATAGATTGGCCAGTTCTTGAGATGCCCTGGCTATCTGTATGGAATTGCCTGATGTATCTTTTGAAACCGATGCGATAGAATCTATATCTTTGTTGATCTCTTCCGAGGTAGCCGCCATTTCTTCAGTTGCCGATGCTATCTGCTGTACCATGACGTGAAGTTGCTCTACGCCTCCTACTATGTTGCGCAATACATCTCCGGCCTGCGTGGATAAAATAACGCCTGATTTCACTTCCTTTGTTATGTTCTCCATGGATAGAACAATCTGATGGACTTCGCTCTGAATGGCTTTAATCATCCCTCCTATCTTAGCGGTAGCATTACCGGCTCTTTCTGCAAGCTTTTTCACTTCATCGGCAACAACTGCAAAGCCCCGCCCCACATCTCCGGCCCGGGCAGCCTCAATGGCGGCATTGAGCGCCAAAAGATTCGTTTGGTCCGCTATATCGTCAATTACCGTTACGATTTCTCCTATCTGATTGGAGCGGTCGCCCAGTGATTTGATCAACTGTGCCGATTCATCGATTGTTTTTGCTATGGATTTTATCTTTTCAACCGAACTGTCTACAACTACCTCCCCGTTCTTTGCTAAATTAGCTGTTTCTGTTGCAGAAGTTTCTATGCTGGATGTATTTTTCGCAATGTCGAGTATTGTTTGTGACATTTCCTCTGAAGCAGTTGCAACCTGTGTCGCCCTGCCGGCTTGTTCCCCTGCTCCCTGGGACATCAATTCAGAACTTGAATTTAACTGGTGGCTTGCTGATGCAATATTCCCTGCAGCGGTCTTAACCCCGCTAATAATACGCTGAAGCTTCATTACCATATCTTTCATAGCTCCTAGAAGCTGACTTGTCTCATCTGTTCCAGTAACCTCTATAAGGGCGGTTAAATCACCTTCGGCAATCCTTTGTGCAACCAGGACCCCTTCTCTTAACGGTTTTGTAATGCTCCTTGCAAGAAAGGAAGCAAGGAATATTGCAAAAACAAAGACTACAGCCCCGATGATCAGGAGGAAATAGCGGGCCCTTGTGTAAGTTGTATATGCATCTTTTGCTCCGATGCCGATACGTTCCTGCTGATACTTTACCATCACGTTACACGCCTCGGTGAGCATGGCGGATATCTGGAGAGACCCGGACAGCATAGTACTTGCCTGGCCGATATTGCCGGCCGCAGCTTGCTCGATTATCTTGTCGTTTGCGTTATAGACGATTGTAATATTCTGTTTGATCTCTTCGATAAGCTCCTTTCCTTTTGCTGTGTTTTCCAGTGTCTCAAGCTTCTTAAGCGAGGTATTGTAGACCTCCCGGGCATCGTCGATCTTCTTCTTCTCGGCCTTTGCCACAGACTCATCATTGGCCAACACAATGGTGAGCATGCTCTTGTCAAGTGTGCTGACAGCGTTCTGTATTACATAGGCAAGTTCAATCTTCGCATTATCTACCTTGATAATCCGCTCAAGCTTGCCGTTAATGCCATACAGACTCCATATACCGGTTATGGTAAGTATGACCATAAAAGCAATAATGAGCCCTAACCCAACTCCTAATCGCGCTTTTATCGTAAGGTTTCCTAAATGCATAATTCTGAATATTTTTAAACCCATATGCTCACCTCTCTGTATATTTTATGAAATATATTTTATTTCGTCTGCTTTACCCGGAGGTAAAATATAATTCATCAAACTTTTGAAACACTTATCGGCAAATTAAAATTATTATTAAGGAAAAACAGGGGTAATCCAAATAAATCTTGTTTTTTCCATCATTTCCAGCATCTACACTTTCCAGTTTTTAAACTTTTTGCCCTTCTGCTCACCGTAATATAGCAGGTGGAGAGATGATTACCAATTTCCTGAAGAGTATATCCATAAATGTTCTTTGGGCTTTGATCTTTTTCTGCTATAATGACGGATACCCATTCTGCTTAAAGGTATAATATTCAAAAATCTTTTCAGATATTTTTGGAATGTAATGATAAAGCATTTAATAACATCACAAATCAAAAAAAATATAGATTTAATTACAAACGAAACAAGAGAAATTGAGGGTTTTACAAAACTATTGATGAAACATAGAAACTCCGGGGTAAAATGGACGCAGGAAGAAAAATCCCAATTAAAGCACTCTTTACGTCGAATTGCTATGTATGTACCGATATTGTTTGTATTCCTTCTTCCCTTCGGCACATTGCTTCTTCCAGTTTTGGCAGAAAGTCTTGACAGAAGGAAAGCCAAACGGGCGGCAATTAATCAGGATTCTCACAGCCTGTAACAATGAACCACCCCGCGGTAAATTGCGGGGTAACAATCTCGAAGCAAGCTTCGGTGCATGAACTTGCGGAGAAATCAGAGAAACAAAGACATCAGACAATAATGATGGAGGCATTTTTTGGATTTAATAATAAGCAATTTGCGAATATTCGCTGAAAAAGACAGGGTGGATGAATATATAAAGGCTGCCTCTCAAAAAATGAACATTAGCGAAGAAGATATAAAATTCTCTAAAATACTCAGCAAATCGCTTGATGCAAGGAGCAAAAAACAGTTCTATTACGAAATGTCAATAGTTGTAAGTATTTCTGATAGTTTCGACAACAAAGAAAATTTCCCTGTCTACATTGGAAATATAAAGGCAGAAAGGAAAGCAAAAAACATTAAGGAGAGACCTGTAATAGTAGGTTTTGGTCCTGCCGGTATGTTCGCCGCCCTTGAGCTGATTGATTATGGAATTCAACCCTTAATATTTGAAAGAGGCAAAAAGATAGAAGAGCGCTCCATTGATGTTCAAAGATTTTTGAATGAAAGAGATCTGGACCCTGAATCAAATATCCAGTTTGGTGAAGGCGGCGCCGGTTCATATTCAGATGGAAAGTTATTTTCCAGGATAAAAAATTCTGAAAATGTAAGCAGGGTTCTTGATACCTTTATTAAGTTCGGCGCCCCTGAAGAAATTGGGTATATCAGCAAACCCCATCTGGGAACAGACGTGTTGCGGCGGATAGTCAAGAATATACGTAGCTATATCCTTGAAAGAGGCGGCGAAATATTTTATGCCTCAAAAATGACGGACATACTGATATCAGACGGCAAAGCCTTTGGCGTAGTGATAAATGGAGATAAAGAACATCGTTCTTCAATGATCTATCTTGCATTAGGACATTCTGCGCGCGATACTTTTGAGATGATTCATAAAAAAGGTATTGCCATTGAGCAGAAGCCGATTTCAGTCGGTGTGAGAATAGAACATCCTGCCGAAACTATTAATCTTATAAGATATGGTAATAAATATAAGGACTTTCCCGGTATAGGGGCTGCTGATTATTCCTTTACCTATACCAATAGAAAAATAGGAAGGGGGGTGTATACATTCTGCATGTGCCCCGGAGGCGAAATATTAAATGCTTCATCTGAAAACGGCATGTTGGTGCTAAACGGTATGAGCTACTCGACAAGATCATCGCTATACTCAAATTCAGCGATTGTTGTAACTTGTCACACAGATGATTATGGGTCAACCCATCCGTTGGCCGGTATTGAGTTTCAAAGAGACATAGAGAGAAAGGCTTTTAAAGCCGGAGGTGATAAATGGGAAGCCCCTGCACAAAATCTGTTGGATTTTTTATCCGGGAGGATCTCCGACAGCTTGAACAGGAATTCGTACAGGATGGGGGTTGTGGCTGTTAACATGAAGGATATCTTCCCGAAGTTCGTAGATGAAGCGCTTTTAATGGCATTTAATAAATGGAAAGAGGATTATCCGTTATTTGTTTCAGACCATGCGATTTTGTTAGGCGCAGAAACAAGAACTTCCTCCCCTGTGAGGATTAAGCGTACCGAAGAATATGAATCAATAAATATAAAAAACCTGTATCCTATTGGAGAAGGTTCCGGTTACGCAGGTGGCATAACAAGTTCGGCCGCTGATGCCATAAAAGCAGTGGAAAGCAGTCTGTCAAATATTGACAGTTCCAGATAAGGGATCACTGCTAAATATTTTTTACAGTGCAAATTTCGGCAGATTTACCTCTTACAGTTTATTTATATCTTCTTTTGATTAACAACCATTGTGAAGAGCAGCGCTACACCTATGAGTACCGATGCAGCGGTTATGAAAGAAAAATAGTATCCAAAACTGCCTGCGATAATACCTGCGGCAAGAGGACCCGTAGTATGGCCGATATCCATAATTGATCCGAGTATTCCCATTGCAGAACCCCGTGCAGACCGGCTTAAATCTGCTATAAATGCCGATGTAGCCGAGGTTAGCGTCGACATGCTGATTCCAAATAAAATACTAAGTACAACAAAAGGTATAAAAGAACCGAATAGTGCAAATCCCCCTATGGACATTGCACCGAGAAGGGCTCCAATGATGATCTGGGGCGGCCTGCCATGTCTGTCGGAAATGCGGCCCATCAGCGGTTTTGTAAGGGCGAGGCTGATAACCTGCGCAGAAAGGCATATGCCTGTTTCGTAGGCATTCAGGCCGCTTTTAAGTGCATAAAGCGGGAGAAAGGTTTCGAAAGTGCCATACGCAAAAAGCACCGCCGCCTCAGCGCTGCTTGTTACAAGGATGACGGGGTTCGATATAACGCCCGTTAATGATTTAATAGTTTCAGTCCAGTTCCTAAGATGCTGGATGTTTTTTTCAGGCTCAGGTGTTTTTAGGATAAAGATGAGAGCAAGGATGCCTGCTGCACTACACACCATATAAACAACGTCATAGCTCAATGACGGGTTAAAGACCAGAAACCCGATAAGCGCACCGCCTGCAAGAGGAGCCATAAACCGGCCAAGAAGGGTCGCCGTTGAGAACCAACCCATTTTCTCCCCACGCTCGATATGAAAAAGGTCGGCAACATAGGCCAGCGCTACAGGTCCAAAGGCAGCGGTTGCAAGCCCGTGATAAAACCTTATAAGTGCAAGCTGCCAGAGTTTTGTAACAAAAAAATAGAGGAAGGGCGCTGTCGCAAAGACAATCGCCGAGCATATAAGTATCTTCCTTCTACCCAGCCTGTCGGAGAACATGCCCACAGGTATGCTGAACAGCACACCGGTAAAGGCCGAGACAGCGGCAATACTGCCTACGGCTGCAGGCTCTGCGCCGAGATATGATGCAAAAAGCGGAAGAACAGGACTTTTGGCAATTGTAGAGCTGAATATTGCGCAAAAACCGGCGATGCAAAGCAATAGAAAGGGGCTCATGTATTCACCGCGTTAATTTAACATATGTCTGAACAAATTTAAATACTTAACCCCAGTTAAGGGCTGGTGAGTTTGAATTTTTCCAAACCTGCCGGAGGTGTGTGTTTCAGAATGCTGTTCACGTCATCGGTGCTCAGCACGTGGTGGTAAAATCGTGCATAGTAACTTTTAAGTTCTCCTTCAAGGTCAAGATTATGAAATTTATCAGGATGAAGGATTTTGGCAAGCCACATGGCGAAAAGAAAAACCTCGCTGCTTCCGTGGCCCCAATGGAAGACTCCTTCTGGACAGGTATATACCTTTTCTTCTTTTACCGCCTTAATTACCTGCCAGCGTGGATCAGCGTCTATTGCGTTTGCGGAGGTAAGACCACCCACGACAATTACATCAGGATTCCACGCTATAATCTGCTCCATTGAAGCATCGGCAAAGTAGGTATCCAGATCCTTAGACGCAAAGGTGCCTCCTGCCATCTCCACAAGCCAGTGGCCCAGAGAATAGCGGCCCTGAGTGCCGAAAATATTTCTGCCGGCAATATAATAGACTTTCGGTCTTTTGCTCTCAGGAATCCGGGACGTCACAGTCAGTAATCTCTTTACGCGCTTGTCGTAGTAATCGCAATAAGCATCGGCAATCTTTTTGGCCTTTTCACCGAGCACCTCCCCGTAAAAACGGATATCCTCCTTGTAGCCTTGTATGAACTGCGCCATAGTCTTCGGCATCTGTCTGCCTGAAGTGGGGCAGACCACAGGGATGCCTGCGGCTGACATTTTTTCTATCTGTTGGCTCATGTTCCAGTAGAAAACGAGATCGATCCCCATGGAAAGGATTTTTTCTACATCAGGATCAGAGTAGGAGGGCATGATTTGCATTGTCTTCAGAGCAGGGTTCAGTTTTTGTGACCATGGCGGTTGCTTGATGGACATGACGGCTACCTTGTCTGCTGAACCCAGCAGAAAAACCTTTTCATAAGAAGGTCCGAAAAAGCAGGCAATCCGTTGAGGGTCTACCGGTATCTTGACGGTCCTCCCGATCCGGTCAATAACTGTTTTTGTCTTTTCAGCAGCAGCACCTTCAGAGCTTGAAAACAAACCGAGCAAAACAAAGAATATGCCGATAAGGCAACTGGAAATGATTCTCCACATAAATTTATCTCTTATCACCTTTCTTTCTCCACATAGATCCAGAACCCCGAATCGTCATTAATAATCTCATATCGGTTAAAACCGGCTTTCGCCATAACCCCCTCAAAATAAGGAATATTATTTTTCCGGTACTTGAATTTCGGTCTTTTATCCCATCCCTTATCGATGGCGCTCATCCTTCTTCCTATCTCTTCACTCAGTTCTGTCGAACCGGCGCCGCCTCCTACATAGCCCTTGCCACCCGGTTTGAGAACTCTTCTGATCTCACGAAAAGCCGTGGGTTTGTTTTTCCAGAAGCGCATGGAGCCTCTGCTCACCACGAGCGTTGCAGCGTCATCCTGAAAGGGCATACGATGCACATCACCCACGATAGGCGTAATTCGCTCTGTCAGCCCGGCTGCAATAATGTTTTCTTTAGCCATGGGGGAAATCTGCGAAGAAAAATCCATGGCGTATGTAACAAACCTGGTTCTTTTTGTTACGGCTACAGCAAGATTTGCCGGACCGCTGCCCACATCTATGCACAGACCGTCCTCAATGGCACAGCGCTCTATAATCCGATCTGCTATGACAGGGTATATGGGGGCGAAGACCTCGTTGGCAATACGGGTGTATTCCTGAGCCCTTTCAGCATCAAATTTTTTGTAACCCCTGGAATTCCAGGCTATTTTACTCATATTTCTCCTTTTCTGCGTTTTGTAAACACTTGTGCAGTATCTCAGTTCTGCCATTCCCCTTTACGTTCATTGGTAATGAGCAAATAGGCAAAAAAAGGGGCGCCGATAAGAGAAGTTAAAATGCCTACCGGTATTTCCCCGCCTGGCAATACTCGGGCCAGCGTGTCCATAACGAGCATAAATATGCCGCCCGAAAGCGCCGCAAAGGGGATGAGTGCATCATGGTCAGAACCAACGATGATCCTCGCCATATGGGGAACCACAAGTCCAACCCAGCCGATGTTTCCGCACACCGACACCGATGCTGCAACTATGAGCGTGGTTATGAGGATATAGATAAACCTGGCGCGAGGTACGTCAATACCGAGGGTTGTGGCATCTTCATCGCCCATGGCCATTGGATTGAGCCACCAGCGGAGCACATAGATAAAAATCAATCCGAGGATGATAATGGAAGAAGCCCGTATGGCATCTGCCCAAACGACGCTGTTGAAACTCCCCATTGTCCAGAATACGATTGCAGGCAATTGTTGATAGGGGTCTGCCCTGTATTTGAGAAAGGAGACGCCAGCCGTGAAGAGGGCGGAAATGATGACGCCCGCAAGGACAAGACTCGTCACGGAATTGCCGCCTCGACGGCCGATCTGGTAGGCAAGGAATACGGCGATAAGCCCCCAGAGAAATGCCGACGATCCCACTGCCCAGGCTGAACCGCCGGCAAAGAGGATAGCCAGCGTAGCGCCAAAGCTCGCCCCTGAACTCACACCGAGGATACTCGGAGAAACAAGAGGGTTCCGGAAAAGGCCCTGGAAAACTGCCCCGGAAACCGAGAGCGCCGCCCCTACCAATACGGCAACAATTACCCGTGGAAGACGCACTGAGAAAAGAACCATGGAGGGAGTCAACAGGGTTCCCTTCCCATCACCTCCTTTCAGCGCAGAGAATACAACCTGAATGAGGGTGTCAAGGCCAATCCGGTAACGGCCCAGCGTCAGAGCTGTAATGGCAACCCCCAAAAGGATCAACACTGCAAGTAACATGGGAATCTTATGATGTCTCATACCTTATCTCATCTTCGCACCGGGACCACAACCGATGTCCCCTCCGACGTGTTTTCTACCCGAACCTTCATTCCATAGACCTGTTCCAATGTATCTTGTTCGAAGACAGCATCTTTCGATCCCTCCTTATAAAGCCTTCCAGCCTTAAGCATCACCATACGGTCACAGTATCGTGCTGCCAGGTTAGGGTCATGGAGACTGACCAGCGTGGTCAGGTGCTTTTTCTTCGTTACATCCCGTATAACATCCATAAGCATGAACTGATTTTTGAAATCAAGGTGAGATGTGGGTTCATCGAGAAGGAGGATTTGGGTATCCTGGAAGAGTGCCCGCGCCAGAAGAACAAGCTGTTTCTCTCCTCCACTCAATTCATTAAAAAAACGTTCCGCAAGGGCGGCAATACCAAGTCCGTCCATTGCGGCTTCAGCTTCGGAATAGTCCCGTGCCGATGGAAGCCTGAATCGAGTCAATCTTGCCGCTCTACCCATGACCACCATCTGCAGGGCTGTGAAAGAGAAAACAACCGTAGTTTGCTGGGGCACAACAGCCATCAGTCTCGCAACATCACGCCTCCCCAGCCGCCTCACACTATTGCCTTCTACTTGAACAGAACCGTCTTTTGGAGTAAGAACCCCGTCAATACACTTGAGAAGAGTAGTCTTTCCTGATGCATTAGGGCCAAGGAGCCCACAAATTGTATCTCTCTCAACGGAAAAGGTGATATCTTGCAGGACAGGTCTTTGCCCATAACCGAAATTTAGTTTAATGACAGACAGGACCGGTTCGATCCGGTCTCCCTTTTCAATGGGATATGTATTCATGACTTAATATATCACCTATTGAAACCACTAAGGAACAAACATTATATAATAGTACAATATTTAACTAATAATAATATATTCAAACCAATATACTTGACATGGCACGTTTCTTATGTCAAGTATATTTTCCAAACCTGCATCATCGCCAGGCCTGCTCTGTTTGTATTAAGTTTCACGGAAAAACAAAGGGGTTGCCGCATGGAAAGAATAGGCTTCTTTAACGGGATTGCCCGGAAAGAACGATAACATAAAATATTTTGGGGTGAAAAATGACGATAATGGAAGAAACTCTCGATTTGCTCAAAACGTTCTATAAGAAGAATGGACTTGATTCTGCTCAATTGTTTCGGATCGGCCTCAGATCCGGCTGGACAGCTATTTTAGGCACAGGAAAACTATGCGGAACCGCCTTCAGGTTTTCTGGCCCTCATAACGTATACCAGACAACAGAGCCGGACATTGAGGTGATCGATAAGCTTGCAGGCAGGGACCTTATGGATATTGCCGGTAAGTATTTAAACTCTGATATCATGCAGATGAGGTCCATTGCCGTCGCAGCAATTAGCGCCCTTTCACAGCCCTTTCTTACCGTTGAGTCCCTGGCGGAAAGAAGATTCCAGGTTGAAGATGACCGGGATTACTTGTATGGCATCCTGAAGCCTGATGATGTAGTCACGCTTATAGGGTATGGAGGCATGACTCAGAATATCCTGGGAAGATGCAAAGAACTGCATATTGCGGACATGAGACCCGTCCACTCGCTCCCTGCCATGTTAATGAGGGAAGATGTTAAAGATAATCATGAGCCTGTTTTTATTCATGGGCCAGATGAAGATGAAGCACTGCTCAATAAGTCTGATGTCGTTGTTATGACAGCCTCCAGCCTTGTTAATGGTACATTTGATGATCTGATATGTTACGCAGCCACGGCGAGGGTCAAATGCCTCTACGGAGCCAGTGCATCCATTATTCCCGATGTGCTGATCAAGCATGGTGTGAGTTTCATTATGTCGCACCATGTAAGAGACCCCGACAAATTTATTGAATCCATGGACAGTGATACAAATATGGAACAGTCGATCAGGAATTATCAGCCCTATCAGGTTATTAGCGCTGCAAAAGGAGACCCTAAATGAACTCAAGAATTACCGTATACTTTACTGTAACCGTTGTTTTTATATTCTCTATTCTCGCAGGGCAGGCCGCTGCAAAATCCCAGGTTGTCCGTACGATCACCGATATGACGGGCAGGCAGATCAAAGTGCCTGATCCGCTCACCAGAGTAGCTCTCTTCGGTGGACCAACGGGACAGATCGCCTATATACTGGGCGCCAGAAACCAGT
Above is a window of Pseudomonadota bacterium DNA encoding:
- the hcp gene encoding hydroxylamine reductase, with the protein product MFCYQCEQTAKGEGCTKAGVCGKQPDVAALQDLLVYTIIELSYYAIAARGVGIIDQETDIFTLEALFSTLTNVDFDPERFIVLINRSVSLRDALKEKVKATGVNIDPIETKTKFKPETTLEGLIKQGEQVGLESYPANSEDIRSLKHILLFGLKGVAAYAYHAQLLGREDDAIYVFTYNALSALTEENLMLNDLLPLVLKCGEINLKAMEILDAANTGAYGHPVPAKVPLGAKKGKAILVSGHDLKDLEDILKQTADKGVFVYTHGEMLPAHGYPELKKYPHFYGHYGTAWQNQHKDFAQFPGAILMTTNCIQKPLDTYMDSIFTAGTVGWPGVAHISDRNFAPVIEKALSMQGFAEDTNGKSVMVGFARNTVMSVADKVIEAVKNKDIRHFFLVAGCDGAKPGRNYYTEFVEKIPKDCIVLTLACGKFRFFDKDLGDIGGIPRLLDIGQCNDAYSAIQIAVALSNAFNVSVNDLPLSFILSWYEQKAVAILLTLFYLGIRNIRLGPTLPAFVTPNVLDVLIRTFDIKPIATPDEDLKAILG
- a CDS encoding ABC transporter substrate-binding protein, encoding MIRDKFMWRIISSCLIGIFFVLLGLFSSSEGAAAEKTKTVIDRIGRTVKIPVDPQRIACFFGPSYEKVFLLGSADKVAVMSIKQPPWSQKLNPALKTMQIMPSYSDPDVEKILSMGIDLVFYWNMSQQIEKMSAAGIPVVCPTSGRQMPKTMAQFIQGYKEDIRFYGEVLGEKAKKIADAYCDYYDKRVKRLLTVTSRIPESKRPKVYYIAGRNIFGTQGRYSLGHWLVEMAGGTFASKDLDTYFADASMEQIIAWNPDVIVVGGLTSANAIDADPRWQVIKAVKEEKVYTCPEGVFHWGHGSSEVFLFAMWLAKILHPDKFHNLDLEGELKSYYARFYHHVLSTDDVNSILKHTPPAGLEKFKLTSP
- a CDS encoding methyl-accepting chemotaxis protein, producing MGLKIFRIMHLGNLTIKARLGVGLGLIIAFMVILTITGIWSLYGINGKLERIIKVDNAKIELAYVIQNAVSTLDKSMLTIVLANDESVAKAEKKKIDDAREVYNTSLKKLETLENTAKGKELIEEIKQNITIVYNANDKIIEQAAAGNIGQASTMLSGSLQISAMLTEACNVMVKYQQERIGIGAKDAYTTYTRARYFLLIIGAVVFVFAIFLASFLARSITKPLREGVLVAQRIAEGDLTALIEVTGTDETSQLLGAMKDMVMKLQRIISGVKTAAGNIASASHQLNSSSELMSQGAGEQAGRATQVATASEEMSQTILDIAKNTSSIETSATETANLAKNGEVVVDSSVEKIKSIAKTIDESAQLIKSLGDRSNQIGEIVTVIDDIADQTNLLALNAAIEAARAGDVGRGFAVVADEVKKLAERAGNATAKIGGMIKAIQSEVHQIVLSMENITKEVKSGVILSTQAGDVLRNIVGGVEQLHVMVQQIASATEEMAATSEEINKDIDSIASVSKDTSGNSIQIARASQELANLSVNLESVIGGFRV
- a CDS encoding pyridoxamine 5'-phosphate oxidase family protein, which produces MTKEEIISFVNANPVCYLATVEGNSPHVRAMGMYKADERGIILQTGTIKGMYREIAQNPKIELCFNGGEKVVRVSGTAEFIEDQDLKEEIIKARLFLKPLVDTQGYDVIKVFRVTNAVATVWTMAANLEPMEFIKL
- a CDS encoding MFS transporter, whose product is MSPFLLLCIAGFCAIFSSTIAKSPVLPLFASYLGAEPAAVGSIAAVSAFTGVLFSIPVGMFSDRLGRRKILICSAIVFATAPFLYFFVTKLWQLALIRFYHGLATAAFGPVALAYVADLFHIERGEKMGWFSTATLLGRFMAPLAGGALIGFLVFNPSLSYDVVYMVCSAAGILALIFILKTPEPEKNIQHLRNWTETIKSLTGVISNPVILVTSSAEAAVLFAYGTFETFLPLYALKSGLNAYETGICLSAQVISLALTKPLMGRISDRHGRPPQIIIGALLGAMSIGGFALFGSFIPFVVLSILFGISMSTLTSATSAFIADLSRSARGSAMGILGSIMDIGHTTGPLAAGIIAGSFGYYFSFITAASVLIGVALLFTMVVNQKKI
- a CDS encoding LETM1 domain-containing protein, with the protein product MIKHLITSQIKKNIDLITNETREIEGFTKLLMKHRNSGVKWTQEEKSQLKHSLRRIAMYVPILFVFLLPFGTLLLPVLAESLDRRKAKRAAINQDSHSL
- a CDS encoding dehydrogenase, producing MDLIISNLRIFAEKDRVDEYIKAASQKMNISEEDIKFSKILSKSLDARSKKQFYYEMSIVVSISDSFDNKENFPVYIGNIKAERKAKNIKERPVIVGFGPAGMFAALELIDYGIQPLIFERGKKIEERSIDVQRFLNERDLDPESNIQFGEGGAGSYSDGKLFSRIKNSENVSRVLDTFIKFGAPEEIGYISKPHLGTDVLRRIVKNIRSYILERGGEIFYASKMTDILISDGKAFGVVINGDKEHRSSMIYLALGHSARDTFEMIHKKGIAIEQKPISVGVRIEHPAETINLIRYGNKYKDFPGIGAADYSFTYTNRKIGRGVYTFCMCPGGEILNASSENGMLVLNGMSYSTRSSLYSNSAIVVTCHTDDYGSTHPLAGIEFQRDIERKAFKAGGDKWEAPAQNLLDFLSGRISDSLNRNSYRMGVVAVNMKDIFPKFVDEALLMAFNKWKEDYPLFVSDHAILLGAETRTSSPVRIKRTEEYESINIKNLYPIGEGSGYAGGITSSAADAIKAVESSLSNIDSSR